One genomic window of Molothrus aeneus isolate 106 chromosome 22, BPBGC_Maene_1.0, whole genome shotgun sequence includes the following:
- the IFT46 gene encoding intraflagellar transport protein 46 homolog gives MATAAAAAAAAARREARRAEPRPVENQPYDESLELPEADPGARSPRAGTAGRLRDSRRPGVSVGAAGSGGRGSGGKEEAAAHLPGPATFSEDDDEDDEDSEEDSSESDSEEDSEEHGATLEGDFNPADFDYLQVSSEIKDLFEYIKRYTPKTIEIEHKLQPFIPDFIPAVGDIDAFLKVPRPDGKPDNLGLLVLDEPSTKQSDPSVLSLWLTENSKQHNITQQIKVKSLENAENNPKAIESWIESISELHRCKPPATVHYSRPMPDIETLMQEWSPEFEELLGKVGLPSAEMSCDLAEYIDMICAILDIPVYKSRIHPLHVLFSLFLEFKNSQHFKPLADGQKGRSPPSNPPSQAAEAEVLSFN, from the exons ATGgcgacggcggcggcggcggcggcggcggcggcgcggcgggaaGCGAGGCGGGCGGAG CCCCGCCCGGTGGAGAACCAGCCGTACGACGAGAGCTTGGAGCTGCCTGAGGCCGATCCCGGAGCCCGCTCGCCGCGGGCGGGGACCGCGGGCCGCCTGCGGGACTCCCGTCGGCCCGGGGTGTCGGTCGGAgcggccgggagcggcggccggGGCAGCGGAGGGAAG GAGGAGGCAGCGGCACACCTCCCCGGCCCAGCCACCTTCAGCGAGGATGACGACGAGGACGATGAGGACTCGGAGGAAGACTCCTCGGAGAGCGACTCGGAGGAGGACTCGGAGGAGCACGGGGCCACGCTGGAAGG tGACTTCAATCCAGCAGATTTTGACTACCTGCAAGTGTCCTCTGAAATCAAAGATCTATTTGAATACATCAAGAG GTACACTCCCAAAACAATAGAGATTGAGCACAAGCTGCAGCCTTTTATTCCAGACTTTATTCCTGCTGTTGGAGACATTGATGCATTCCTAAAG GTTCCTCGTCCCGATGGCAAGCCTGACAACCTTGGCCTGCTGGTCCTGGATGAGCCCTCAACCAAGCAGTCAGACCCCAGCGTGCTCTCCCTTTGGCTGACAGAGAACTCCAAGCAGCACAACATCACA CAGCAAATAAAAGTGAAGAGTTTGGAGAATGCAGAAAATAACCCTAAAGCCATTGAGAGCTGGATTGAAAGTATTAGTGAACTGCATCGCTGCAAGCCTCCTGCCACAGTCCATTACTCCAG GCCAATGCCTGACATTGAGACCCTGATGCAGGAATGGTCACCAGAATTTGAGGAGCTCCTGGGAAAG GTGGGCCTTCCAAGCGCAGAGATGAGTTGTGACCTTGCTGAGTACATCGACATGATCTGCG CCATTCTGGACATCCCCGTGTACAAGAGCCGGATCCACCCTCTGCACGtgctcttctccctcttcttGGAGTTCAAGAACTCGCAG cacttcAAGCCCCTGGCTGATGGGCAGAAGGGCAGGAGCCCACCATCCAACCCACCCTCAcaagcagcagaggcagaggtgTTGAGCTTTAATTGA
- the TTC36 gene encoding tetratricopeptide repeat protein 36 — protein MATDNDRAVLQTIFNPSTPFGDIPGLDEEEEEDVQDEVEAFPLELLDQVRELELQGVSAAESGDISTALERFNEAIRQLPERASGYNNRAQALRLRGDVAGEQRRCGRSPGSPSPYQHLPSLPGALQDLDAAIRLSRGRGRAACQSFVQRGLIHRLQARDEDARRDFERAARLGSAFARQQLVLLNPYSALCNQMLCEMFGRLRNPDGTGSD, from the exons ATGGCCACAGACAACGACAGGGCCGTCCTGCAGACCATCTTCAACCCCAGCACCCCTTTTGGGGATATCCCAGGGttggatgaggaggaggaggaggatgtccAGGACGAAG TGGAAGCTTTTCCGTTGGAGCTGCTGGATCAAGTGCGGGAGCTGGAGCTACAGGGGGTTTCTGCGGCCGAGTCAGGAGACATCAGCACGGCCCTGGAGCGGTTCAACGAGGCCATTCGCCAGCTGCCCGAGCGCGCCTCGGGCTACAACAACCGGGCCCAGGCCCTGCGTTTGCGCGGAGACGTGGCAGGTGAGCAGCGCAGGTGCGGGCGGTCTCCTGGAAGCCCCAGCCCCTACCAACACCTGCCCTCGTTGCCAGGTGCCCTGCAGGACCTGGACGCTGCCATACGGCTGAGCCGCGGCCGCGGCCGTGCCGCCTGCCAGAGCTTCGTGCAGCGCGGCCTCATCCACCGGCTGCAGGCGCGGGACGAGGACGCCCGGCGGGACTTCGAGCGCGCAGCGCGCTTGGGCAGCGCCTTCGCCCGACAGCAGCTCGTGCTCCTCAACCCCTACTCTGCGCTCTGCAACCAGATGCTCTGCGAGATGTTCGGTCGGCTGCGCAACCCCGATGGGACCGGGAGCGACTGA
- the TMEM25 gene encoding transmembrane protein 25 isoform X4, whose amino-acid sequence MGCASGWPGPALDLLLLLLLSLLALCLAVCTLQEGESRIFTCWAPRPAPGATLAWYLNGQKQEVNLSTADTASILTFTGQRSDHQLNCSLIIPTSSESYNISILLNVQYKPEILQEGAHYQQVEGTGLLLVLFVLVQANPPASNTWMDQDGHVMANTSKFLLLGATSYPGLANHSLHIHLNCTAGNLSISAANSVGITTASLLPTGLLDARVELPVLGVAIGAALALSALLSLGSCAACLACRLPKLMRGPGQAGPSPPSQCSHCSSSEPPQPQGTRLPRQTQSLPPNLRLGDLAQEDGASPKDAGASARGEESALLGLENSLVLSKLGFIQLPVSGRIYKVPSMSSDEIWL is encoded by the exons ATGGGCTGTGCCAGCGGCTGGCCGGGGCCTGCCCTTGACCtcctgctgctactgctgctcaGCCTCCTGGCGCTCTGCTTGGCAG TGTGCACCCTGCAGGAGGGGGAGAGTCGTATCTTCACCTGCTGGGCTCCCCGGCCAGCCCCTGGTGCCACGCTGGCCTGGTACCTCAACGGTCAGAAACAAGAAGTCAACCTCTCGACTGCAGACACTGCCAGCATCCTCACCTTCACTGGCCAGCGCTCCGACCACCAGCTCAACTGCTCCCTGATCATCCCGACCTCCAGTGAGAGCTACAACATCTCCATCCTTCTCAATGTGCAGT ATAAGCCAGAGATCCTCCAGGAAGGTGCCCACTACCAGCAGGTTGAGGGCACTGGCCTTCTCCTGGTGCTCTTTGTGCTGGTGCAAGCCAACCCACCTGCCAGCAACACCTGGATGGACCAGGATGGGCATGTGATGGCCAACACCTCCAAGTTCCTCCTCCTGGGTGCCACAAGCTATCCAGGGCTGGCCAACCACTCACTCCACATCCATCTCAACTGCACAGCTGGAAACCTCTCCATCAGTGCAGCCAACAGTGTGGGCATCACCactgcctccctcctgcccacag GTCTGCTGGATGCCCGTGTGGAGCTGCCTGTCCTGGGTGTTGCcattggagcagctctggccctatctgccctgctcagcctgggctcctgtgctgcctgcctggcaTGTCGCTTGCCCAAGCTTATGCGAGGTCCGGGGCAAGCAGGACCCAGCCCACCCAGCCAgtgctcccactgcagcagctctgagcccccgcagccccagggcacacgTCTGCCCCGCCAGACCCAGTCCCTGCCACCCAACCTGCGCCTCGGTGACCTTGCACAGGAAGATGGAG CTTCCCCCAAGGATGCAGGAGCCAGTGCTAGGGGAGAAGAAAGTGCCCTGCTGGGACTGGAAAACTCCCTGGTCCTCAGCAAGCTTG GTTTTATCCAGCTCCCAGTGTCTGGGCGCATCTACAAAGTGCCCAGCATGAGCAGTGATGAGATctggctgtga
- the TMEM25 gene encoding transmembrane protein 25 isoform X1, with the protein MGCASGWPGPALDLLLLLLLSLLALCLAALEELDPTTERQPRTVCTLQEGESRIFTCWAPRPAPGATLAWYLNGQKQEVNLSTADTASILTFTGQRSDHQLNCSLIIPTSSESYNISILLNVQCKVHGAGLLQTGMWGGCVGFPSSLGTTITCIHHSHSRVASCQSCANEVDKRSWTQARQILLLAVLSPSLLPISLPVFYPDKPEILQEGAHYQQVEGTGLLLVLFVLVQANPPASNTWMDQDGHVMANTSKFLLLGATSYPGLANHSLHIHLNCTAGNLSISAANSVGITTASLLPTGLLDARVELPVLGVAIGAALALSALLSLGSCAACLACRLPKLMRGPGQAGPSPPSQCSHCSSSEPPQPQGTRLPRQTQSLPPNLRLGDLAQEDGASPKDAGASARGEESALLGLENSLVLSKLGKGSRWASSPKRCVVGHGAPWLPQQAMSSLSCRFYPAPSVWAHLQSAQHEQ; encoded by the exons ATGGGCTGTGCCAGCGGCTGGCCGGGGCCTGCCCTTGACCtcctgctgctactgctgctcaGCCTCCTGGCGCTCTGCTTGGCAG CACTGGAGGAACTGGACCCCACCACTGAGAGGCAGCCGCGAACAGTGTGCACCCTGCAGGAGGGGGAGAGTCGTATCTTCACCTGCTGGGCTCCCCGGCCAGCCCCTGGTGCCACGCTGGCCTGGTACCTCAACGGTCAGAAACAAGAAGTCAACCTCTCGACTGCAGACACTGCCAGCATCCTCACCTTCACTGGCCAGCGCTCCGACCACCAGCTCAACTGCTCCCTGATCATCCCGACCTCCAGTGAGAGCTACAACATCTCCATCCTTCTCAATGTGCAGTGTAAGGTCCACGGTGCCggcctgctccagactgggatgTGGGGAGGGTGTGTGGGGTTCCCATCCAGCTTGGGCACGACCATAACCTGCATCCACCACAGCCATAGCAGGGTAGCATCTTGTCAGTCCTGTGCAAACGAGGTAGACAAGCGCTCCTGGACCCAGGCGAGACAAATCCTGCTCCTAGCTGTGttgtccccatccctcctccccatCTCACTGCCTGTTTTTTACCCAGATAAGCCAGAGATCCTCCAGGAAGGTGCCCACTACCAGCAGGTTGAGGGCACTGGCCTTCTCCTGGTGCTCTTTGTGCTGGTGCAAGCCAACCCACCTGCCAGCAACACCTGGATGGACCAGGATGGGCATGTGATGGCCAACACCTCCAAGTTCCTCCTCCTGGGTGCCACAAGCTATCCAGGGCTGGCCAACCACTCACTCCACATCCATCTCAACTGCACAGCTGGAAACCTCTCCATCAGTGCAGCCAACAGTGTGGGCATCACCactgcctccctcctgcccacag GTCTGCTGGATGCCCGTGTGGAGCTGCCTGTCCTGGGTGTTGCcattggagcagctctggccctatctgccctgctcagcctgggctcctgtgctgcctgcctggcaTGTCGCTTGCCCAAGCTTATGCGAGGTCCGGGGCAAGCAGGACCCAGCCCACCCAGCCAgtgctcccactgcagcagctctgagcccccgcagccccagggcacacgTCTGCCCCGCCAGACCCAGTCCCTGCCACCCAACCTGCGCCTCGGTGACCTTGCACAGGAAGATGGAG CTTCCCCCAAGGATGCAGGAGCCAGTGCTAGGGGAGAAGAAAGTGCCCTGCTGGGACTGGAAAACTCCCTGGTCCTCAGCAAGCTTGGTAAGGGGAGCAGGTGGGCAAGCAGCCCTAAAAGATGTGTTGTGGGACATGGAGCTCCGTGGCTGCCCCAACAGGCAATGAGTTCTTTGTCCTGCAGGTTTTATCCAGCTCCCAGTGTCTGGGCGCATCTACAAAGTGCCCAGCATGAGCAGTGA
- the TMEM25 gene encoding transmembrane protein 25 isoform X2, translating to MGCASGWPGPALDLLLLLLLSLLALCLAAALEELDPTTERQPRTVCTLQEGESRIFTCWAPRPAPGATLAWYLNGQKQEVNLSTADTASILTFTGQRSDHQLNCSLIIPTSSESYNISILLNVQYKPEILQEGAHYQQVEGTGLLLVLFVLVQANPPASNTWMDQDGHVMANTSKFLLLGATSYPGLANHSLHIHLNCTAGNLSISAANSVGITTASLLPTGLLDARVELPVLGVAIGAALALSALLSLGSCAACLACRLPKLMRGPGQAGPSPPSQCSHCSSSEPPQPQGTRLPRQTQSLPPNLRLGDLAQEDGASPKDAGASARGEESALLGLENSLVLSKLGFIQLPVSGRIYKVPSMSSDEIWL from the exons ATGGGCTGTGCCAGCGGCTGGCCGGGGCCTGCCCTTGACCtcctgctgctactgctgctcaGCCTCCTGGCGCTCTGCTTGGCAG CAGCACTGGAGGAACTGGACCCCACCACTGAGAGGCAGCCGCGAACAGTGTGCACCCTGCAGGAGGGGGAGAGTCGTATCTTCACCTGCTGGGCTCCCCGGCCAGCCCCTGGTGCCACGCTGGCCTGGTACCTCAACGGTCAGAAACAAGAAGTCAACCTCTCGACTGCAGACACTGCCAGCATCCTCACCTTCACTGGCCAGCGCTCCGACCACCAGCTCAACTGCTCCCTGATCATCCCGACCTCCAGTGAGAGCTACAACATCTCCATCCTTCTCAATGTGCAGT ATAAGCCAGAGATCCTCCAGGAAGGTGCCCACTACCAGCAGGTTGAGGGCACTGGCCTTCTCCTGGTGCTCTTTGTGCTGGTGCAAGCCAACCCACCTGCCAGCAACACCTGGATGGACCAGGATGGGCATGTGATGGCCAACACCTCCAAGTTCCTCCTCCTGGGTGCCACAAGCTATCCAGGGCTGGCCAACCACTCACTCCACATCCATCTCAACTGCACAGCTGGAAACCTCTCCATCAGTGCAGCCAACAGTGTGGGCATCACCactgcctccctcctgcccacag GTCTGCTGGATGCCCGTGTGGAGCTGCCTGTCCTGGGTGTTGCcattggagcagctctggccctatctgccctgctcagcctgggctcctgtgctgcctgcctggcaTGTCGCTTGCCCAAGCTTATGCGAGGTCCGGGGCAAGCAGGACCCAGCCCACCCAGCCAgtgctcccactgcagcagctctgagcccccgcagccccagggcacacgTCTGCCCCGCCAGACCCAGTCCCTGCCACCCAACCTGCGCCTCGGTGACCTTGCACAGGAAGATGGAG CTTCCCCCAAGGATGCAGGAGCCAGTGCTAGGGGAGAAGAAAGTGCCCTGCTGGGACTGGAAAACTCCCTGGTCCTCAGCAAGCTTG GTTTTATCCAGCTCCCAGTGTCTGGGCGCATCTACAAAGTGCCCAGCATGAGCAGTGATGAGATctggctgtga
- the TMEM25 gene encoding transmembrane protein 25 isoform X3 — MGCASGWPGPALDLLLLLLLSLLALCLAAALEELDPTTERQPRTVCTLQEGESRIFTCWAPRPAPGATLAWYLNGQKQEVNLSTADTASILTFTGQRSDHQLNCSLIIPTSNKPEILQEGAHYQQVEGTGLLLVLFVLVQANPPASNTWMDQDGHVMANTSKFLLLGATSYPGLANHSLHIHLNCTAGNLSISAANSVGITTASLLPTGLLDARVELPVLGVAIGAALALSALLSLGSCAACLACRLPKLMRGPGQAGPSPPSQCSHCSSSEPPQPQGTRLPRQTQSLPPNLRLGDLAQEDGASPKDAGASARGEESALLGLENSLVLSKLGFIQLPVSGRIYKVPSMSSDEIWL; from the exons ATGGGCTGTGCCAGCGGCTGGCCGGGGCCTGCCCTTGACCtcctgctgctactgctgctcaGCCTCCTGGCGCTCTGCTTGGCAG CAGCACTGGAGGAACTGGACCCCACCACTGAGAGGCAGCCGCGAACAGTGTGCACCCTGCAGGAGGGGGAGAGTCGTATCTTCACCTGCTGGGCTCCCCGGCCAGCCCCTGGTGCCACGCTGGCCTGGTACCTCAACGGTCAGAAACAAGAAGTCAACCTCTCGACTGCAGACACTGCCAGCATCCTCACCTTCACTGGCCAGCGCTCCGACCACCAGCTCAACTGCTCCCTGATCATCCCGACCTCCA ATAAGCCAGAGATCCTCCAGGAAGGTGCCCACTACCAGCAGGTTGAGGGCACTGGCCTTCTCCTGGTGCTCTTTGTGCTGGTGCAAGCCAACCCACCTGCCAGCAACACCTGGATGGACCAGGATGGGCATGTGATGGCCAACACCTCCAAGTTCCTCCTCCTGGGTGCCACAAGCTATCCAGGGCTGGCCAACCACTCACTCCACATCCATCTCAACTGCACAGCTGGAAACCTCTCCATCAGTGCAGCCAACAGTGTGGGCATCACCactgcctccctcctgcccacag GTCTGCTGGATGCCCGTGTGGAGCTGCCTGTCCTGGGTGTTGCcattggagcagctctggccctatctgccctgctcagcctgggctcctgtgctgcctgcctggcaTGTCGCTTGCCCAAGCTTATGCGAGGTCCGGGGCAAGCAGGACCCAGCCCACCCAGCCAgtgctcccactgcagcagctctgagcccccgcagccccagggcacacgTCTGCCCCGCCAGACCCAGTCCCTGCCACCCAACCTGCGCCTCGGTGACCTTGCACAGGAAGATGGAG CTTCCCCCAAGGATGCAGGAGCCAGTGCTAGGGGAGAAGAAAGTGCCCTGCTGGGACTGGAAAACTCCCTGGTCCTCAGCAAGCTTG GTTTTATCCAGCTCCCAGTGTCTGGGCGCATCTACAAAGTGCCCAGCATGAGCAGTGATGAGATctggctgtga